The Apium graveolens cultivar Ventura chromosome 3, ASM990537v1, whole genome shotgun sequence sequence atacacttatataccatatagagtactaataaaacctcagaatatccatatcagaacccctacatagtgtggcatgacaaattttctcaatcagcaaaaacactgttcataagggtttcaaaaaaaaattcccaaaaattggggttattacaaaaaggattcatttttctgagttaacaggctttcgtttcacgcaaaacggactaacggttgaattattattaattaaatactgataattccatttattaatcattataaataattattactaatttttaaaacccaaaaataatttttaaatcattatttaagaaaatcagaattaaaaataatttttctataatttttgaaattaaaatgaatttattatgtactgaaaattatttgattaattatcaaaataattaatcacttttaaataattaataagtaataaataaataataaataattaagaaaataattcaatctgatttttagaaaataattcagaattatttctaatataaattaattaattaaataattaattaatcaatttacaaaataaataaaactgatttttaaaattaataaaaataaaaagttaaaataatttccagaaacatatgtcagaaaacagacatctgacaaggtggatcaaaaccgggttctggaaacgggtcaaccgggttggattccgggtctgtgaagaacaccaccggaatctgggtttaaacccagaatccggcgacttcaccggactccggcgagtctaattcctggccaaacggacaccgtttggttccgtttttgatcccaaaacatcccaaactacttccccaatctatttcaggccaaaatcgaccagaaacatccctggatatcattctccgatcaaaatcatcaagaactccggcaaaaaatccaaatcactcaattgtacataacatcaaacgttatatagtgcaaaatgaagctaagaacatatacaatcaaagccctaacattacaagaaccaaatattcacaaaaatcatcgagttgtgttttgaaaatccGACCTAAACCAtagaaatcgtgaatcattatccaagcatcgtttgttcaattaaacaccataaatcgactgtaaatcatctaacaaagctatatcaatcatcaaaacatcgagcacggttggatagctcaagtggtaaagggcttatcctctgtcgtcccagatcctgggttcgatcctggctcaccccgagaatttctgagaacagatactcatttgtaaggctataagccaaaattaggcaaaaaaaaaaaaaaaaaatcatcaaaacatcaaaataaccccagaatcaaaaagccctaattcaaacataaaccctagaaatcaaaaatcaataaagatgcaataaaacgtgaagttgatgcaagaaacagaaagaacatatcaaaaccttcaatttggatactcgaatcacttgttttggtgctgtaatcagatcaaaatcacgaCTTGAATTCCTGAaccgaacctgttcttcccgacccgatttcagaggatttttggtaattttgcagattttgcagattaattataattaattaaataaaaattaggctatttatagtagtaaaaataatacacctaattaaaattaaggggctaattatacattaaataaaaatattgggccctaatttttataatttttgagtattaaaatttaatttataaatattttatatatgcaatttatatgccaaaaattcccaaaaattgtgaataatgcaaaaatgcaaagaaataatataaatgaaagtcctataattttataaaaataaaaatgtgatttttgtggggttttttgcacccaatggggcccggaaaaattatttttcgcaaaacgagaaaatttataaattatctagatgttcagaacaaggcgattgtaaaagccatttgatgaaaaataaggcccattattttatttgaaatactgtctttaaaatcatcatttgggtcgtaaaacgtttgaaataaaacctataaatgcataataaaatatctgaaaaataccttaaaaatgcAGAAATGGCATGggatacacgtatcacgtaacagttagggtttatcagataatcacacataaatgacacattaattcacatattttattataatcatgatataatataaacgtaaagttcccagtcgttacaataATACTTGGTTTCCTTTCACTAATCATTGATGcctagtgcaatggtctggttcaTAAAACGATTAATTGCGCTCCCAATCCTTCGTATTATAATATTTGTATTGCATTGTTAAGTCTTTTATAATATTCAATCAACTTCGCTTGAACCTTTGAGATCTTCACACCAACCCTAAGAATTGCTTCAAATATCTTCAACCTTATTACTTCAATacttgaacatattaatgaacttcaccCCGACTTCTATTGACAACTACTTCTTCACTGCAATCCTCAGAACCATATGTGTATATATCTAATCTTTAGTGTTTACTAATTCAAGTGAAACATAGATTATTTGCAAGTTCtcgttctatgttgagttatccaaaccaatATCGTTGCAGTTTTAATCCTGCTCGACACATACTACTTGGGAATGGAGGTTAAAAAAGGAAACGGTTAATCGAGTTGAAATAGTTAGCTTATGCTCGTAAAATTCTCAAGAAGGCAAGGTTGTCAGAATGCAATCAGACGAATATCCATTCGATCCAAATGATCAGATGACTAAGGACGAATGAGGAAAGCTGGTTGACGTAAGTTAGTTAAAAAGTATGGTTGGGGGCCTCAGATATTTGGGGCACACTCGACGGGATATAGCGTTTGCGGTTGGTATTGTTAGTCAATTTATAGAACATCCAACTGTTGTACACATAATGTTGTCAAATGGATTCTAAGTTACGTAAAGGGAACTTTGAATTTTGGATTAGTGTATTCAAGGGAGAACGACAACAATGTAATGACGGGTTATTCCGATAGTGATTTGATTGATAACATAAAGGACAAGAAGAGTACTGGTGGAGTAGCATTTTATTTGAATGACATCTTAATTACATGGATGTTTCAGAAACAGAAATGTGTGGCCTTATTTTCATGTGAGGCGTAGTTCATCCCCGGCTATTGCGTGCCAAGTAATATGGTTGTGAAATTTGTTGGCTCAGATAACACATGAAAGGATTGGACCAGTTACACTTTATATTGAAAAAAAGTTTGTCATTCAATGGGCGAAGAATCCATTAATGTTTCTTGATCATAGTTTGCACATTGATATACATTATCATTTACATGTGAATGTTTTGAACGTGTTGAGATAGTAGTAAAACATATTGTCATTAAGAAACAGAGGACTGATGTTCTGAAAAAGGCCCTCATAATTGTGAAATTCGAAGCCAATGGATGTTGAGGAATAAATTTGACAAGATTAAATTATGAGGAAGATTGTTGGTTTTAGTCTAATGCCCCtcttaatatttattttgaaatagTGTTTGTTTATTAAATGTTAAACAATTATATTGACTTTGTCACCTAGTTTTGGAGTTGTATTATGACAGCCGTGAAATAATCGTTAGTAGTGGAGTAATTTTAGGAATGCTGTTTAGTAGTCCCTAATTTTTGGCAGTTTAATTTTCTTCTGTATTCGATATATATGTAACCTTGCACCTGACTAAAATTAACAGACTTGACAAGCATATTTATTTTCCCAGTTTCGTACAAACAGCTAATATCATATAACTAGCAGTAGGGCATTCTTATAAACCAAGATGTATTAAGTTGCTTATACATATAATTAGAAATGATTAATTAGTTTGctgagtttgttgacttgattAGATATTATTGTAGCCAAAAGTAAGGATTGTTTATGGACTACTCTTCAACATGACAAAACTGAATGTTTATGCATATGTAAAATTTCATCACTTCAAATTTTGGCCTTTTTAGCGCATATTTACTACCGCATGTACTCCCCCTGACCTATGCAGACTACATTATGTACAGCATTTTTCTATCAAAATTTGTATGAactgaaataaataaaattctaATTTAGATGTTAAATAACATCAATTCTGTGTACGGAACCCGCACATACATAACTTTTTGGGAATAAATGTTTTGGACAAAATATGAACAGAATAGGATCAACTTCACTAGTAAAGAAAAGCTGGGCGGCAATTTTTAGTCCGAGATAGATATCATGCACTACGTATCTTTGTTTCTCCGAAAACTATGTTCATTTTTTTTTCTGGAACTCTGATACTCAGTGCATGCATTAAAATGGAAATTGTACTATATAGTTTTCTTCTTTTAAATTCGATGTTTTTCTCTTCCGATAAAATAAATGACGTGAAGAATCACTTCACTGACGGCTAAGGTAAATATTCGACTAATTACTAACCAAAACTTGTCACCGGATGGCAACATCAATTATTTTGCACGTCTATAGAAATTAAGTGCCACACAAAAGAGTGGAAATTTTATTAGATGTTAAAATTTAAGCATTTGTAAATTGTACCAAATTCCTTAATTGACCAAAACCGAAATCCTACTAAATGTTGTATATACTTTTCTTTTGGTAAACTATTGTATACATTTATAATTCGTATTATAGCCCAACCCTGGCTGCTTGATCACTGATCAGTCTTTTAACCATTAATTATTTACATCCAGTATTACATGTTCAATATTTTATTGCCATTCCATTTTGTCTGGTACTTCATATTTTTTAAAGATAATTGTATTTAAGAAAAGCAAACAAATTTattaaacatatatataatataataacaTATTGAAGACTATAGATAAAGGCACGAATATGAATTTTTATTACTTTATTATAAAATGCATCTCTTCAAGCAATAAACATACCACACAATTACAGAGTAAAGGTAAATACAACACATGAATTATGTAGGCATATCCAGAGCAGGAAAACACGGCATGCAGGACGAGCGATATTCCTTTTTAGTTTGCTAATAGCACTGTAAATACATCCATTCCTCGCCTATCCTGCGGAATTAAAAGATAACTTCGATTCATCAGCCAGATGATTAATGAAAGAAATTATAACATGAACAAATTATGGACTCTAGCTAGCTAGACCCATTGTTGTATGCCAGAACTGCGCTTATCTATGTACAATGCATATCAAATGAACATGTATCACAGAGAGGGAGAGAGATTAAATGATCAACCTCTGTGTAAATAATTATTATACAAGTATCACACTGAATAAATCTTTGGCTAGTATGTTGCACTTTTAATTTGATTAATTTAAATGACTACCTGAGAAGCAGAATATCAATGAAAGCTCCTAAGTATAATAAGGAGGTGGTGGAGACTCGTATTTATAGCCCTCCTTTGGTGGAGGGTATTTGTAATCGTCTTTCGGAGGTGGTGGAGACTCGTATTTGTATGGAGGTGACTTTTCATATTTTGGTGGAGGGTATTTGTCATCGTCTTTTGGAGGTGGTGGAGACTTGTACTTGTAAGGTGGTGACTTTTCATACTTTGGGGGAGGGTATTTGTAGTCGTCTTTTGGAGGTGGCGGAGAATCGTACTTGTAAGGTGGTGATTTTTCATACTTTGGGGGAGGGTATTTATAGTCGTCTTTTGGAGGTGGCGGAGACTCGTACTTATAAGGTGGTGATTTTTCATACTTTGGGGGAGGGTATTTGTAGTCGTCTTTTGGAGGTGGTGGAGACTCATACTTGTAAGGTGGTGATTTTTCATACTTTGGAGGGGGTGGGGGAGACTTGTACTCATATTTTGGTGGTGGAGGGCACTTAGGAGGTGATGGTGGAGGACACTTAGGAGGAGGTGGCGGGGATGGACACTTAGGGGGAGGTGGTGGCGATGGACACTTTGGAGGTGGCGGTGGTGGAGGACACTTTGGAGGAGGTGGTGGAGACTCATACTTGTAAGGTGGTGGATACTTTTTAGGTGGTGGTGGAGACTCGTACTTGTAAGGTGGAGGGTATTTCTTAGGTGGTGGTGGAGACTCATACTTGTATGGTGGAGGATACTTCTTAGGTGGTGGTGGTGGATACTCGTACTTGTAAGGTGGAGGATATTTCTTAGGAGGTGGTGGAGGAGATTCGTACTTGTAGGGAGGAGGATATTTCTTAGGTGGTGGCGGAGATTCGTACTTGTACGGAGGAGGATATTTCTTAGGTGGTGGGGGAGACTCATACTTGTAAGGTGGAGGATATTTCTTAGGTGGTGGTGGTGATTCATACTTGTAAGGTGGAGATTTTTCTGGAGGCGGCGGAGACTTATACTCATAACGGTCAGGGGGTGGAGATTCATATTTGTAAGGCGGAGACTCGTACTCGTAATTGGCAGTGATGATCACCGGGAAGTTAAGTGATACAAGTAGAACCACAAGGGTTGCAGTGAAAGAGGCCACCCTAGACCCCATGCTCATAGTTCCCATCTTTTGTCTAGTTGTGTTTTATGTGTTCGCTTATGCCCTAATGCCGCCCTCTGTTCTCTATTTATACTATAATTATTTACCTACACACTATTCTGGTCCGGGTAGATAGTGCAGAAATTACAACAGTAACTTGGTGTAGATTTGTTGAGATGTGATTTTCTCTGTGTCTAACTACGTAGTACTGAGAAACTCTTGATCATGACAAGACGTATAGTCCAAATATATCAACTTGACTTTTAAATTCTTTGCAGTTGGCACTTTTTTTGCTGGTGACTGCAAGCTAAGATTACTCGATTAATTAAGTAACTTGGTTTTATATTGGTCTGAAATATATTTGGAAACCTGGCTATACATATGCAACAAATGATCATATGTAAACTCAATTACAGCTATAAGGTTTTTAGCTACAATTGACAT is a genomic window containing:
- the LOC141712909 gene encoding uncharacterized protein LOC141712909, yielding MGTMSMGSRVASFTATLVVLLVSLNFPVIITANYEYESPPYKYESPPPDRYEYKSPPPPEKSPPYKYESPPPPKKYPPPYKYESPPPPKKYPPPYKYESPPPPKKYPPPYKYESPPPPPKKYPPPYKYEYPPPPPKKYPPPYKYESPPPPKKYPPPYKYESPPPPKKYPPPYKYESPPPPPKCPPPPPPPKCPSPPPPPKCPSPPPPPKCPPPSPPKCPPPPKYEYKSPPPPPKYEKSPPYKYESPPPPKDDYKYPPPKYEKSPPYKYESPPPPKDDYKYPPPKYEKSPPYKYDSPPPPKDDYKYPPPKYEKSPPYKYKSPPPPKDDDKYPPPKYEKSPPYKYESPPPPKDDYKYPPPKEGYKYESPPPPYYT